From one Solea solea chromosome 15, fSolSol10.1, whole genome shotgun sequence genomic stretch:
- the tk2 gene encoding thymidine kinase 2, mitochondrial yields the protein MWGIAGAGRAGASLLLRRVPRLVSAPCAAGWNICLRFAAGVQTGVQTWVQTWFQSRAYVRTQPHQTPGKLVRIGEDKKVVICVEGNIASGKTTCLEYFSKTSNIEVLTEPVSKWRNVRGHNPLALMYQDPERWGITLQTYIQLTLLDRHLSSISAPVRMLERSIFSAKYIFVENLFRSGKMPEVDYAVLSEWFDWITTNISLPVDLIVYLHTSPQTCHERLKHRCREEENLIPLEYLESIHQLYEDWLIKQTSFPLPAPVLVIPADHDLKEMLHLYEENRDKILAATCV from the exons aTGTGGGGGATAGCAGGTGCTGGAAGAGCCGGTGCGTCGCTGTTGTTGAGGCGGGTTCCCAGACTCGTGTCCGCTCCCTGCGCTGCAGGATGGAATATTTGTTTGAGGTTCGCGGCCGGGGTCCAGACCGGGGTCCAGACCTGGGTCCAGACCTGGTTCCAGAGCAGAGCATACGTCCGCACACAGCCGCACCAAACCCCAG GAAAACTTGTGCGGATTGGAGAAGATAAGAAAGTAGTG ATCTGTGTTGAAGGGAACATTGCCAGTGGGAAGACGACATGTCTGGAGTATTTCAGCAAAACCAGCAACATAGAG GTTCTTACAGAGCCAGTGTCTAAATGGAGGAATGTCCGTGGACACAACCCTCTG GCTCTGATGTACCAGGATCCCGAGCGCTGGGGAATCACCCTGCAGACCTACATTCAGCTCACCTTGCTGGACAGACACTTGTCATCGATA TCAGCTCCTGTCAGGATGCTGGAGCGCTCCATCTTCAGTGCTAAGTACATCTTTGTGGAGAATCTCTTCAGAAG TGGGAAAATGCCAGAGGTGGACTACGCTGTTCTCAGCGAGTGGTTTGACTGGATCACCACCAACATATCCCTCCCTGTTGATCTGATTG TTTACCTCCACACGTCTCCTCAGACCTGCCATGAGAGATTAAAGCACAgatgcagagaggaggagaatctCATTCCACTG GAGTATTTAGAGTCTATCCACCAGCTCTATGAAGACTGGCTCATTAAACAGACCTCCTTCCCGCTTCCTGCTCCTGTTCTG gTGATCCCTGCTGACCACGACCTCAAGGAGATGCTGCACCTGTACGAAGAAAACCGGGACAAGATCCTCGCAGCTACCTGTGTCTGA